From the Erythrolamprus reginae isolate rEryReg1 chromosome Z, rEryReg1.hap1, whole genome shotgun sequence genome, one window contains:
- the LOC139153964 gene encoding olfactory receptor 13G1-like, translating to MSQKEGGSPPERPFQKGAKALEQGARYRAAHRQCSVYIIATLKVETQEVGIIRVYGKEPECRLDVTFTHQGSYTTLLNHGHCHVKRHVADQTKLVRNVVNIRVFERNNHSVIREFVMLGLTRSPEMQRILFWLFMLSYVAALIGNFLLIFIICTSKKLHTPMYFLLANLSLVNVLSITTTIPKLLYTLFSYKNTITFYGCTSQVYFFILFLVTELLLLTSMAFDRFVAICYPLQYTLIMRKELCAAIVVGAWVSGLTNSAVHFGLVLQLSFCESNIINHFFCDLPPLLKLSCSDTNLNEIMAFVADVIFAVFSCGLILTSYGFIIRTILRIRSIEGKKNAFSTCSSHLIVVSFYFSAVIYTYIRPTSIYSLNKDKYISLLYSVVTPVINPIIYSLRNKQVKEALKDFIGRGRMFPTF from the exons atgagtcaaaaagagggtggatcgCCTCCTGAGCGGCCATTCCagaaaggtgctaaagctcttgaACAGGGAGCAAGATACAGAGCAGCCCACAGGCAATGCTCAGTCTACATAATAGCCACCCTCAAAGTGGAAACCCAGGAGGTCGGAATcatccgggtgtatgggaaggagccggaatgcagacttgATGTCACATTTACCCATCAAGGCTCCTACACCACACTTCTTAACCATGGCCACTGCCATGTCAAAAGACATGTAGCGGACCAAACAAAGCTTGTCAGGAAT GTTGTCAACATCAGAGTCTTTGAAAGAAACAACCATTCAGTTATCAGAGAATTTGTGATGTTAGGCTTAACACGTTCTCCTGAAATGCAGAGAATCCTATTCTGGTTGTTCATGCTCAGCTATGTTGCAGCTCTGATAGGTAACTTCCTTCTTATATTTATCATATGCACTTCTAAGAAACTTCACACTCCGATGTATTTCCTCCTTGCCAATCTCTCCTTGGTGAATGTTCTCTCCATCACTACCACAATTCCCAAATTGCTATATACTCTTTTTTCATACAAAAACACAATCACATTTTATGGTTGTACCAGCCAGGTCTATTTTTTCATATTGTTCCTGGTGACAGAACTTCTGCTGCTGACAAGCATGGCTTTTGATCGTTTTGTTGCTATCTGTTACCCATTACAATATACTTTGATCATGAGGAAAGAATTGTGTGCTGCAATAGTTGTTGGAGCATGGGTTTCAGGACTGACAAATTCTGCAGTTCACTTTGGACTTGTCCTACAGCTATCCTTCTGTGAATCCAATATTATCAATCATTTCTTCTGTGATCTGCCTCCGCTTTTGAAGTTATCATGCTCAGACACCAACTTGAATGAAATAATGGCTTTTGTGGCAGATGTCATTTTTGCTGTTTTCAGTTGTGGACTGATCCTAACATCATATGGATTTATTATAAGGACCATCTTGAGAATCCGTTCCATAGAAGGGAAGAAGAATGCATTCTCCACCTGTTCCTCCCATCTTATTGTAGTTAGTTTCTACTTTTCAGCAGTCATTTACACATATATTAGACCCACTTCAATCTATTCTTTAAACAAAGACAAATATATTTCTCTCCTTTATTCAGTAGTAACCCCCGTTATTAATCCAATCATATATTCATTAAGAAATAAACAAGTAAAAGAAGCTCTCAAAGACTTTATTGGAAGAGGTAGAATGTTTCCAACATTCTAA